CTGCGCCAATAAAAAATCGCTTTTTACCGTATACCGGAAGATTGGCGGGTTTCGGCAGATCGTCCTCATCGATGGCACAAACCGAACGCATCGGCAGTTGCCTGGAGCACGCTCAGCAGCTTGGCGCGAACTGCGGGCAATTCGGTGTTGATAGCGGTTGCCAGAACGGAGCCTTTGCGGTCGAATGCCGAGGACAATAGGACACTCGCCTCTCCGCCAACTCGGCTCCGGGTGCAGCATTTACGACCTCAATGTGGCCATCAAACGCAAAGGATGTAAAAGCAAACCCAAGGCGGCACCGATATTCGGGACAAGAATGTCCGCCGCCATCAGCGCCTCCACCGCAACGCTTTCGTGCTGGGCGACGGCGATGGCAAGCTCGGCGGTTTTCAGCATCAGACGGTCGTTGCGGCCGTTGCCGATAGCGGCGCAATTTTTAGCGCCCAACCGCTGAAGATAATCCAATTTCGCGCTGTCTTGATTGCAAGCAGACAGGATAACCAGTTCGCAAGGTATGCCGGACAATTCTTCGCGCGCGCGGCCGAAAGTATCGCCGGTCAGAATGTGGATATGCAAGTTATGGGATAATTGGGACAAATCGACATCGACGCCATCCAAAAGCTCGCCGTCATAAGCCAACGTTCCGTTGTAATCCAGCAGCAAATGTTCCAGCCGCAAAGTTTTGTATCCTGGAATGTCGATCTCAAGCATTTTTATGCCTCACTGATCATCTCGTTAAACCCGGGTATGGGCGAGTGCCGGCCAACTTACGATGTGGTGCAGGTGCAGCTTGTCGACCAGGGTTTCGACGACGGCTTCAGCCTTGTCCGGATCATCGAAAAACTCGATAACCAGCGGCAGGTCGAGCGATAAATCCACTAAAGATTCAGTACGTATCGTCCCATCCTCGCTGAAACCCTCGATGCCGCGGAAGACGGTGACGCCAAGCACCTTCGCGTCATCGTGCAAATGCTTGATGATTTTATGCAGGAGATGCTCGCTTTCGCGCAGATAAATTCGCACCACGGTAATTTGCCGGTTTGTCATGACCTGTCTCCAACTTTCTCAGTCCAACAAAGGATGATATCGGGAAAGTATTATGCTCCCGTCTTTAACGTTTCGCACAGCGATGCACCCGATTCTGGCAAAATTGTCATGTTCCGGTCATGGCGGCGTGTGAAAGGATTGATAATATTCCCAGCATATCCTCTTTTTCAGCACATCGTTAATTATGGAGAGATGGCTCATGACTGCGCGTATTCAGAATCTCGAAGCCTATGAAATCCTCGATTCCCGAGGAAACCCCACGGTGCGGGTAAACGTCCGGTTGGATAACGGTATGATCGGTACGGCTTCTGTTCCATCCGGCGCCTCGACCGGCGAGAACGAGGCAATGGAGCTGCGCGACGGGAATGAAAAACGCCGCCATAGCCGCTTCCTGTTCTTCGGTATGGGCGGCCGGGACAACAGGATGGACTATGCCCCGTGTTTGTCCGTGATTCAAGCGATCCGACATTCCGCGGCAGAATCTCATTCGGCGGAACCCGGCAAGCCGGTTCCACCTTACGGGTTGGTGGGCTTGGCGCCTTATTGCCGGGACAGCGGCCAAAAGGCAGGGCGGCGACAGGTCTTTGGTGGACGTCAGTTGATTCGATCGACACGGTATATGGCAACGCTGAGCGCCGTCCGTTTCATAAGCCGACCAAAGCTTTTTACGACCGCCTGCTGTCTCGTGGCAAGCCCAAAAAGGTCCCCTGGTGGCCTGCATGAGAAAGCTGCTGACCATTCTCAATACCTTGACGAAAAATGACCGCGAAGGGGATCCCGGCTATGCAGTTTAGCTTGATTTTTAACACAGTTGCTGCAGGGAGGCAGAAGGTAGATCGCGTCGGGAACAGGCGATCGAGAGCAATGCAGGAGCAATTGCCGAGTGCGTACCGTTTACCGCCGAAAAAGGTACGCACAGCGTACCCTACGAAGCGGTCGATAAGCGCCTGCCGATTCCGTTCAGTATTAAGTTTGCTGAAACGGATTTTTACGCGAAAAGGTGTGCGCTGGATTTCTTATCCCGAACTCAGGTTATGTATTACTTTTTCAAAAGGCTGTTCACTGGCCCTGTGGGGCTGGAATCAAGCGGCAGGCTGCGGCGCTTACCCTGCGGAGATTGGCCGTTCTCCGGGATTGCCGAGGGGTTAGCGATAACGTAAAAGGGAGAAACGAGGCCGGTAAAAGGCGAGGCGGGGTTTTTCCGCCTTGCCCTGGTTTTTTTACACCTTGTGGTAAATATCCGCGCCTTCTTCGAGAAACTGCTTCGATTTTTCGTCCATGCCTTTCGCTAACGCTTCCTCTTCGTTCAGCCCCTTCTCGGCGGCGTAATCGCGCACATCCTGGCTGATTTTCATCGAGCAGAAATGCGGGCCGCACATCGAGCAGAAATGCGCGATTTTCGCCGATTCCTTCGGCAGCGTTTCGTCGTGGAATTCGCGCGCCTTTTCGGGGTCGAGGCCGATGTTGAACTGGTCTTCCCAGCGGAACTCGAAGCGCGCCTTCGACATCGCATTGTCGCGCGCCTGCGCGCCGGGATGGCCTTTCGCCAAATCGGCCGCATGCGCGGCGATCTTGTAGGTGACGATGCCTTCGCGGACGTCCTGCTTGTTCGGCAGGCCCAGGTGTTCTTTCGGCGTTACGTAGCAGAGCATCGCGCAGCCGTACCAGCCGATGTTTGCCGCACCGATCGCGGAGGTGATGTGGTCGTAGCCGGGCGCGATATCGGTCGTGAGCGGCCCCAAAGTATAGAAAGGCGCTTCGCCGCATTCTTTCAGCTGCTTTTCCATATTGACCTTGATCATGTGCAGCGGCACATGGCCGGGGCCTTCGATCATCGTTTGCACGTCGTGCTTCCAGGCGATCTGGGTCAGTTCGCCCAGGGTTTCGAGCTCGCCGAACTGCGCCGCGTCGTTCGCATCGTAGATCGAGCCCGGACGCAGGCCATCCCCCAGCGAGAACGAAACGTCATAAGCCTTCATGATTTCGCAGATCTCTTCGAAATGCGTGTACAGGAAGCTTTCGGTATGATGCGCGAGGCACCATTTCGCCATGATCGAGCCGCCGCGCGAGACGATGCCGGTCATCCGCTTCGCGGTCAGCGGCACGTATTTCAGCCGGACGCCCGCATGGATCGTGAAATAATCGACGCCCTGCTCGGCCTGTTCGATCAGCGTGTCGCGGAAGATTTCCCAGGTCAGTTCCTCGGCCTTGCCGTTCACTTTTTCCAGCGCCTGATAGATCGGCACCGTGCCGATCGGCACCGGCGCGTTGCGCAGGATCCACTCGCGGGTCTCGTGGATGTTCTTGCCGGTCGACAAGTCCATGATCGTGTCGCCGCCCCAGCGGATGCCCCAGAGCATCTTTTCGACTTCTTCCTCGATCGAGGACGTGACCGCCGAGTTGCCCAGGTTGCCGTTGATCTTGACCAGGAAGTTCCGGCCGATGATCATCGGTTCCAGTTCGGGATGGTTGATGTTGGCCGGGATGATGGCGCGGCCGCGCGCAACTTCGCTGCACACGAATTCGGGCGTGATCACGTCCGGAATCGAGGCGCCGAACGATTCGCCCGGATGCTGGTCTTTCCACAATTCGCGCATCGCGTCCATCTTTTGGTTCTCGCGGATCGCGATGAACTCCATTTCCGGGGTGATGATGCCCTTGCGCGCATAATGCATCTGGGTGACGTTCATGCCGGCCTTCGCGCGGCGCGGCTTGCGGATATGCTCGAAGCGCAGGTGCTGGGTGGCCGGATCGTGCAGGCGCTGATGGCCGTAGGCGGAGGTCGGGCCTTCCAGTTCTTCGGTATCGTTACGCTCCAGAATCCAGTTCACCCGGACCCAAGACAGCCCTTTCTTCAGGTCGACCGCAACGTTCGGGTCGGTGTAAGGGCCCGAGGTATCGTACACATACAGCGGCGGATTTTTTTCGGCGCCGAAATGCGCGGGCGTATCGGACAGGGTGATTTTACGCATCGGCACCCGAATGTCCGGGCGGCTGCCCTGCACATAGATTTTTTCCGAGGCCGGATAAGGATCGATTTTGACTTGGCTGACCGCATCGGCGGTCAGATCTTTGAGGACGGCGCTCATTGCGTTTCTCCAACAACAAAAAACAGACAAGGCGCAAGGAAGTTAGGGCTTTCCTACGCCGGTATTAACCGGAATCAGGTTCAAAGGGTGATTCTCAGCCTGCCGCCGCGCGGCAAGCACCCCCAGCCTATACGGGTTTCGCTAAAATAAAGTAAAACAGTCGGTTTTGCAAGCTCAGGCTACTGAGCTGGCTAAGCATTGGCTCAGCCTTTTAGCCGGCTTTGATCCGGTATTCCGCAGAACGCGCATGCGCGGTCAGGCTTTCGCCGCGCGCCAGAATCGACGCGGTCTTGCCGAGTTCGCTGGAGCCTTGCGGCGAGCAGTTGATCAGGCTGGTGCGTTTTTGGAAATCGTAAACCCCGAGCGACGAGGAAAAGCGCGCGGTGCCCGAGGTGGGCAGCACGTGATTCGGGCCGGCGCAGTAGTCGCCCAAGGCTTCGGCGGTGTGCCGGCCGAGGAAGATCGCACCGGCGTGGCGAATGTGTTCGCTCAATGCTTCCGGATCGTCGACCGACAATTCCAGATGCTCCGGCGCGATCCGGTTCGCGACGCCGGCGGCTTGCAGCAGACTCTCGACTTTAATTAACGCACCGCGTCCGTTCAGCGAAGCGGCAATAATTTCGGCGCGCTCCATTTCCGGCAGCAGTTTGTCGATGCTCTGCTCGACCGCATCCAGAAACGCGCCGTCGTCGCTGATCAGAATCGCCTGCGCGTTTTCGTCGTGTTCGGCCTGCGAGAACAGGTCCATCGCGATCCAGTCGGGATCGGTCTTGCCGTCGCAGATGACCAGGATTTCGGAAGGGCCCGCGATCATGTCGATCCCGACCTGGCCGAAAACCAGTTTCTTCGCGGTCGCGACATAGATGTTGCCGGGACCGACGATTTTCGCGACCGGCGGTACGGTTTCGGTGCCGTAAGCCAGGGCGGCAACCGCCTGGGCGCCGCCGATCGTGAACACGCGGTCGACGCCGGCGATATGGGCGGCGGCCAGCACCAGCCGGTTCAATTCGCCCTGCGGGGCCGGCACGACCATGATCAGTTCGGGAACGCCGGCGACCTTGGCCGGAATCGCGTTCATCAGCACCGACGACGGGTAAGCGGCCTTGCCGCCCGGCACGTACAGGCCGACCCGGTCGAGCGGGGTGATCTTCTGGCCGAGTACGGTGCCGTCCGCTTCGGTATAGCGCCAGGATGCCATTTTTTGATGCTCGGCATAGGCACGGATCCGGCTTGCTGCGGTTTGCAGCGCCTTCGCCTGCGCTTCGGACACCGTGTCGAAAGCGGCTTGCAGCTGCGCCTTGTCCAGCTCCAGTTCGGATGCATCGCTCAATGCGCGCCGGTCGAAACGGGTGGTATAGTCGATCAGCGCCCGGTCGCCGCGTGCGCGCACCTCGGCGATGATTTCGAGCACTCGCTGATGAACCGAGAGGTCGTCGCTTTCGTTCCAGGCCAGCAGCCGGTCCAGTCTGGCGGCAAAGTCGGGCGAGGCGGCGTCGAGGCGGGTCAGGGTGATCTTGGGCATGGCGTTAACCTTGAGTGGCGAGAGTCGCTTCGAATTGATTCAGCAGTTCCGCGATCGCGCGGTTTTTCATCTTCATCGCGGCCTTGTTCACGACCAGCCGCGAGCTGATGTGCATGATCAGGTCGCGCGGCTCCAGATCGTTCGCTTTCAGCGTATTGCCGGTTTCGACCAGATCGACGATGCAGTCGGCCAGACCCACCAGCGGCGCCAGTTCCATCGAGCCGTACAGTTTGATGATCTCGGCCTGGATGCCCTGGTTCGCGAAATAGCGCTGCGCGATCTTCACGTATTTGGTCGCGACGCGGAGCCGCCGGCCGGACAAGGGCGGCGCGTTCTTGTGCGCGGCGGTCATCAGCCGGCAGCGCGCGATGTTCAGGTCGAGCGGCTCGTACAGGCTCTCCGCACCGTGTTCGAGCAGCACGTCCTTGCCGGCGATGCCGAGGTCGGCCGCGCCGTATTCGACGAAGGTCGGCACGTCGGTGGCGCGGATGATCACCAGCTGCACGTCCTCGCGGGTGGTTCGAAGAATCAGTTTGCGGCAGGTCTTCGGATCGTCGACCGGGGTGATGCCGGCGGCTTCGAGGAGCGGCAGCGCCTCTTCGAAAATCCGGCCTTTGGATACGGCTATGGTCAGCATCGGGCTACCTTAATTGGGGACGCGGCGGATCGTGGCGCCGAGTTGCTGCAATTTTTCTTCGATATGGTCGTAGCCGCGGTCGATATGGTAAATCCGGTCGACGACCGTGCTGCCTTCGGCGGCCAATGCGGCGATCACCAGGCTGGCCGAGGCTCTGAGGTCGGTCGCCATCACCGGCGCGGCGGTAATCTTGTCGACGCCCGTGCAGATCGCGGTATTCGATTCGAGCTTGATGTCGGAACCCATCCGCTGCAATTCCTGCACATGCATGAAGCGGTTTTCGAACACCGTTTCGGTGATGATCCCGACTCCTTCCGCGACCGAGTTCAGCGCGATGAACTGCGCCTGCATGTCGGTCGGAAACGCCGGGTACGGCGCGGTGCGCACCGACACGGCCTTCGGCCGCCGGCCGTTCATGTCGAGCTTGATCCAGTCCGGCCCGGTCGAGATTTCGGCGCCGGCCTCGGCCAGCTTTTCGAGCACCGCATCCAGGATGTCGGGGCGGGTGTTCTTCAACTTGACCGAACCGCGCGTGATCGCGGCCGCAACCAGATAGGTGCCGGTTTCGATCCGGTCCGGCATGATGTTGTAATGGACATTCTCGGCGGCGAGTTTTTCGACGCCTTCGATCGTCAGCACGTCGGTGCCGATGCCGGAAATTTTCGCGCCGAGCGCATTCAGGAAATGTGCAAGGTCGGTCACTTCCGGCTCTTTCGCGACGTTTTCCATGATCGTGGTGCCTTCCGCAAGACAGGCCGCCATCATCAGGTTTTCGGTGCCGGTCACCGTGACCTGTTCGAGCACCAGGCGGCAGCCTTTCAGTCTTTCGGCGCGTGCGCGGATGTAGCCGCTTTCGACCTTGATTTCGGCGCCCATCTTCATCAGGCCGTTCAGGTGGATGTCGACCGGGCGGGTGCCGATCGCGCAGCCGCCGGGTAGCGACACATGCGCTTCGCCGAAGCGCGCGAGCAGCGGGCCCAACACCAGGATCGAGGCGCGCATGGTCCGGACCAGTTCGTAAGGCGCTTCATAGCTGTGAATGAAGCGGCAGTCGACTTCGATGTTCATTTTTTCGTCGACGAGCAGGCGTACGCCCATCCGGCCGAGCAACTCCATCGTGGTCGTGATGTCGTGCAGGTGCGGGATGTTGCCGACGGTAACCGGAGATTCCGCAAGCAGGGTGGCGGCCAGAATCGGCAGCGCGGCATTTTTGGCGCCGGAAACGCGCAATTCGCCGGCGAGGGGTTTGCCGCCGGTGATGATCAGTTTGTCCATAGGAAATTTGTAAACAATAGATTCGGTAAGAAAGTCATTGGCGCCGGTTTTATCCGAGATGGACCGCGAAATGCGCGTCCTGGTCGAAACCGCTCAGCCGGGCCATGCTCAGCAACTGTTTCGGCACATTGCTGAAACGGAGCAAAGTGCGCTTGGCCCGACAATATTTGATCCATTCTATCATCAACGCCAGGCCGGCACTGTCGGTATTCCGGACCTGGCCGAGATCGAGCGTGATCTCCTTGTAGGCGGTCAAGAAACTCAGCGATTTGACCGTCTGCTTGTCGATCGTCGCGAAGGTCAGATCGCCCTCGACGAGATAATGGCCGGCTCCCTTGTCGATGATGTTCAGGCCGCTCATTTCTTGGCCTTTTCTTCGGCCGATTTGAACAGGAACTGGCCGATCGCCTTTTCGAGAATGATCGCCGACTGGGTAATCTCGATCTTGCCGCCGTTCTGCAGATACTCGTCCGAACCGCCCGGCTCCAGGTTCACGTATTGCTCGCCGAGCAGACCCGCGGTAAAGACGCTGGCGGTCGTGTCGGTCGGCAAAGTCTTGTATTTCGAGTAAATCGCCATTTCGACGACCGACTGGTAGGTCTTGGGATCGAAGCTGATCGATCTGACCTGGCCGATCTTGACGCCCGCGGCCGATACGGGAGACTTGACTTTCAGTCCGCCCGAGTTTTCGAAGCTGGCGGTGACCGAGTAGGTGTCTTGCTCGACGAAAGAGCTCAAATTGCTGACCTGCAGGGCCAGGAAAAACAGGCCGGCAATGCCGGCGGCGACAAAAAGCCCAACCAGGGTATCCTGGGTGTTGCTGTGCTGCATGTTAATCGTCTCCAAACATGAGTGCGGTCAGGATGAAATCGAGACCCAAAATACTGAAAGCGGAATTCACGACGGTGCGGGTGGTGGCGCGGCTGACGCCTTCGGAGGTCGGCACCGTGTCGTAGCCTTCGAACAGGGCGATCCAGGTCGTTACGAAACCGAACACGAGGCTTTTGATGACGCCGTTCACGATGTCGTCCTCGAAATCGATGCTGGCCTGCATCTGCGACCAGTAGGCGCCGTCGTCGACGCCGAGCAGCCCCGTGCCGACCAGTTGTCCGCCGACGATGCCGACCGCGCTGAACAGGGCCGCGAGCAGCGGCATCGCGATGAAGCCGGCCAGAAAGCGAGGGGTGATGATCCGCTTGATCGGATCGATCGCCATCATCTCCATCCCGGAAAGCTGCTCGGTCGCCTTCATCAGGCCGATTTCGGCGGTCAGCGCGGACCCGGCGCGGCCCGCAAACAACAGAGCGGTCACCACCGGACCGAGTTCCCTGACCAGCGAGGCGGCCACCATCAGGCCCAGCGTTTCTTCGGCGCCGAAATCGGACAGAATGTAATAGCCTTGCAGGCCCAACACCATCCCGACGAAGAGTCCCGAAATCACGATGATCAGGAACGACAAGACGCCGACGAAATAGATCTGGTTGACCACCAGGCGCGGGCGCAGCGCCATGCTCCCGATGCCGGCCAGGGTATCCCGCAGAAAATAGGAGCCTCGCCCCAGCTTGGTGAAGCCGGTCGTGGTTGTCCTGCCCAAAAAATTCAGAAACTTAATCATCGTCCGGAAATCAGTACCGCCGTCCTGTCGAGATCAGGTCGTCGAAATAGTCTTTGGCGGGATAGTGGAAATGCACCGGACCGTCCGCCGCTCCGGTGATGAACTGCTGCACCCACTCGGACGGGGATTGCCGGATTTCTTCCGGGGTGCCGTGGCCGGCCACCTTGCCGTCCGAGATCAGGTAGGCATAATCGGCGATCACCAGCGTTTCCTGCACGTCGTGCGAAACGATGATGCTGGTCAGGCCGAGCGTCGTGTTCAGCGATTTGATCAGATGCACCAGCGCGCCCATCGAGATCGGGTCCTGGCCGGTAAACGGTTCGTCGTACATGATCATCATCGGATCGAGCGCAATCGCCCGTGCCAAGGCGATCCGCCGGGCCATCCCGCCGGACAGTTCGCTCGGCATCAGGTTGCGTGCGCCGCGCAGGCCGACCGCGTGCAGCTTCATCAGCACCAGGGTGCGGATCATCGACTCGGGCAGATGCGTATGCTCGCGCAAAGGGAACGCGACATTGTCGTAAACGCTCATGTCGGTCAAGAGCGCGCCGCTTTGGAACAGCATGCCCATGCGCTTTCTGAGATTGTACAATTCCGCCCGCTTAAGCCGGTGCACATTTAGGCCGTCGACGTGAACCGAGCCGGAGGCGGGCGCCAACTGGCCGCCGATCAGTTTCAGCAGAGTCGTCTTGCCGGTGCCGCTGGGCCCCATGATTGCAGTGATTTTGCCGCGTTCGATCGACAGCGAAACGTCCTCGAAGATTTTTTTCTCGCCGCGGGAAAACGAAAGATTGCGCACGCTGACCAGATTGTCTTGTTGTTTTACGCGGTTTTCCATGCGCGGCTTCAGGTTGGGAATGGCAATATGAACTTTCTATTCTCACTGAGTAATCCTTATAAAGTCAATACATTATCATGAACGGGCGGCGCCGCGCCGCCGCCGTCCGGGATGCCGGGTTTCTTTCGCATCCCGTGCGGTTTGGTAATCAACCCCCTGCGGACGCGCCTTCCTAATTTTCACTGTCCGCCTATAGACCATTACCGGCCGACTCATGGCATAATGTATGCCTTATGTTTAACCGATGCTCGTCGATGATTTTAATTCTGCGGCCCGGCCGCCGTCCCGGCAGATGATGCTGCACGATCAGGAGCTGCGCGCCCTGGCGCTGGCGGTGATCCAGGTGGAAGCGCAGGCCGTTGCGGCGCTGTCCGAACGCATCGACGAGCATTTCACCACGGCCTGCCGGCTGATGTTTGCCTGCGCCGGCCGGGTCGTGGTGACCGGGATGGGCAAGTCGGGCCATATCGCCGGCAAAATCGCCGCGACGCTGGCCAGCACCGGCACGCCGGCGTTCTTCGTGCATCCAGGCGAAGCCAGTCACGGCGATCTCGGGATGATCACCCAGCAGGACGTGGTGCTGGCGTTGTCCAATTCCGGCGAAACCGAGGAAGTGTTGACGATCCTGCCGATCATCAAGCGGCTCGGCGTGCCGTTGATCGCGATGACCGGCAATCCGGCCTCGACCCTGGGCTTGCTGGCGACCGCGCATATCCATGTCGGCGTCGCCCAGGAGGCCTGTCCGCTCGGCCTGGCGCCGACGTCGAGCACCACCGCCGCGCTGGCGATGGGCGATGCGCTCGCGGTTTCGCTGCTGGAAGCGCGCGGTTTTACGCGCGACGATTTCGCGCTGTCGCATCCGGGCGGCAGCCTCGGCAAGCGCCTGCTGCTCCGGGTCAGCGACATCATGCATACCGGTGCCGAGATGCCGGCGGTGCGCGAAAATGCCTTGATCAGCGAAGCGCTGCTCGAAATGACCGAAAAGAAACTGGGCATGACCGCGATCGTCGATGCGGACAGCAAGGTGGCGGGCATTTTCACCGACGGCGACTTGCGCCGCATGCTCGCCAGGAACTTCGATATCCATAAGACCCGGATCGCCGAAGTGATGACCGCCAACTGCACCACGATCGGCAGCGGTACGATGGCGGCCGAAGCGATGCAAATCATGGAACAAAAACGCATCAATGCGCTAATCGTGACCGACGCCGAACGCCGCGCGGTCGGCGCGTTGAACATGCACGACCTGATCCGGGCCGGCATCGTCTAGGAATACTCATGCAAGCAGTGATTGAAAGAGCCGCAAAAATCAAACTGTTGGTGCTCGACGTCGACGGCGTTTTGACCGACGGCCGGCTATTGTTCGATTTTTTCGGCAACGAGTACAAGTTTTTCCATGCCCGCGACGGCCACGGCATCAAACTGCTCAAAAGCACCGGCGTGGATATCGCGATCATTTCCGGGCGCAAGTCCAAGTCGGTCGCGATCAGGATGAAGATGCTCGGCATCGAATACGTCTACCAGGGCCACGAGAACAAACGCCACGCCTTCGAAGAACTGCTCGGCAGGACCGGGCGCACGCCCGAACAGACGGCTTATGTCGGCGACGACCTGCTGGATTTGCCGCTGATGGTCCGGGCCGGCCTCGCGGTCGCGGTGAACGACGCGCATCCGGACGTGAAGGCACATGCGCACTGGAGTACGGCACTGCCCGGCGGCCGCGGCGCGGTCCGGGAGGTCTGCGATCTGATCATGCAGGCGCAGGGCAATTACGCAGCGATTTTGAACAGTTACCTGCAATGAGGCTGCGCCATTTACGCCTGCATGCCTTGCTGGGCGTGCTCGCCCTGTTGAGCTGGGGGCTGGTCAGGCTGACCGTCACCGAGGAAGGCGGCGTGCTGGTGGTGCCGCCGCACAGCCCGGATTATTTCAGCGTCGGCTACCGCAAATGGGAGATGGGCGAAAACGGTCTGCTGAAGAACCAATTGACGGCCGACAGGATGACCCATTACAGCGACGACGGCACCACCCATTTGGACAAACCGCTGATGATTTTCCATAATGAAACGGCGCCTTCCTGGGTGATCCATGCGGAAGCGGGTATTTTGTCCGCCGACGGCAAGGATCTGCAATTGAACGGCAAGGTGAAGGTCGAGCGGGCCGCGGGCAAAGGCGTGAGGCCGCTGCTGATCAATACCTCGAATGCCAGGGTCAAACCCGAAACGCATTACGCCGAAACCGACGAATGGGCCGAATTGATCAGTCCGCCCAACCGTACCGTCGGCGTCGGTATGAAACTGGTCTTCGAGCAGCCGGTGCATCTGCAGCTGCTGTCGAAAGTACAGGGTAAATATGAAACCAAGTAAATTTTGCGGCTTTTTAAGCCTTTGTCTGCTGCTGTCCGGTCTATACGGGACCGATGCCTATGCATTGGCGACCGATGCGGAGCAGCCGATCACGATCGATTCGAATACCGCGACCTATGACGACAAGGCCGCGGTCAGCATTTACACCGGCGACGTGATTTCGATTCAGGGCAGCATCAAGGTCAATTCGGACAAACTGGTCGTGCATTTCGTCGACGGCGATGCGGAAAAACTGGTGTTTACCGGTAATCCGGCCCATTTCAAGCAAACACCGAGCCCCGGCAAGGAAGACATTCTCGGCGATGCGCTGATCGGCGAGTATTACCCGAAGAAGAACCTGCTGATTCTGAAGAACAACGCCACGGTCAAACAAGGCAACGGCACCTACAAGAGCGATTATATCGAGTACGACATCACTACTTCGCTGGTCAAGGCCGGCGACACATCGACCGATTCCAAGCGCGTGCGCGTAACCCTGCAACCGAAAGCGAAAGCCAAGAAATAAACCGCGATGACCCGACTCACCGCCAGCCAACTGATCAAGAACTACAATCAGCGCCATGTCGTGAAAGGCGTCTCGCTCGAAGTGAATACCGGCGAGATCGTCGGCCTTCTGGGGCCGAACGGCGCCGGCAAGACGACCAGCTTTTACATGATGGTGGGCCTGGTCAAGGCCGACGGCGGCCGGATATCCCTCGACGACCTGGACATTACCCATCACCCGATGCACCTGCGCGCCCGTCTGGGCATCGGCTATCTGCCGCAGGAGGCGTCGATCTTCCGCAAACTCAGCGTCGCGGACAATATTCGGGCCGTATTGGAACTGCGCGGCGACCTGAGCCGCGGCGAGGTCAATCTGGCCATCGAAAACCTGCTGGAGGAACTGCACATTCCGCACCTTCGGAAGCAAATGGCCATGAGTCTTTCGGGCGGCGAACGGCGGCGTCTGGAAATCGCCAGGGCGCTGGCGACCCATCCCCGCTTCAT
The genomic region above belongs to Methylomicrobium agile and contains:
- a CDS encoding HAD family hydrolase — translated: MLEIDIPGYKTLRLEHLLLDYNGTLAYDGELLDGVDVDLSQLSHNLHIHILTGDTFGRAREELSGIPCELVILSACNQDSAKLDYLQRLGAKNCAAIGNGRNDRLMLKTAELAIAVAQHESVAVEALMAADILVPNIGAALGLLLHPLRLMATLRS
- a CDS encoding DUF190 domain-containing protein is translated as MTNRQITVVRIYLRESEHLLHKIIKHLHDDAKVLGVTVFRGIEGFSEDGTIRTESLVDLSLDLPLVIEFFDDPDKAEAVVETLVDKLHLHHIVSWPALAHTRV
- the thiC gene encoding phosphomethylpyrimidine synthase ThiC; this translates as MSAVLKDLTADAVSQVKIDPYPASEKIYVQGSRPDIRVPMRKITLSDTPAHFGAEKNPPLYVYDTSGPYTDPNVAVDLKKGLSWVRVNWILERNDTEELEGPTSAYGHQRLHDPATQHLRFEHIRKPRRAKAGMNVTQMHYARKGIITPEMEFIAIRENQKMDAMRELWKDQHPGESFGASIPDVITPEFVCSEVARGRAIIPANINHPELEPMIIGRNFLVKINGNLGNSAVTSSIEEEVEKMLWGIRWGGDTIMDLSTGKNIHETREWILRNAPVPIGTVPIYQALEKVNGKAEELTWEIFRDTLIEQAEQGVDYFTIHAGVRLKYVPLTAKRMTGIVSRGGSIMAKWCLAHHTESFLYTHFEEICEIMKAYDVSFSLGDGLRPGSIYDANDAAQFGELETLGELTQIAWKHDVQTMIEGPGHVPLHMIKVNMEKQLKECGEAPFYTLGPLTTDIAPGYDHITSAIGAANIGWYGCAMLCYVTPKEHLGLPNKQDVREGIVTYKIAAHAADLAKGHPGAQARDNAMSKARFEFRWEDQFNIGLDPEKAREFHDETLPKESAKIAHFCSMCGPHFCSMKISQDVRDYAAEKGLNEEEALAKGMDEKSKQFLEEGADIYHKV
- the hisD gene encoding histidinol dehydrogenase, with translation MPKITLTRLDAASPDFAARLDRLLAWNESDDLSVHQRVLEIIAEVRARGDRALIDYTTRFDRRALSDASELELDKAQLQAAFDTVSEAQAKALQTAASRIRAYAEHQKMASWRYTEADGTVLGQKITPLDRVGLYVPGGKAAYPSSVLMNAIPAKVAGVPELIMVVPAPQGELNRLVLAAAHIAGVDRVFTIGGAQAVAALAYGTETVPPVAKIVGPGNIYVATAKKLVFGQVGIDMIAGPSEILVICDGKTDPDWIAMDLFSQAEHDENAQAILISDDGAFLDAVEQSIDKLLPEMERAEIIAASLNGRGALIKVESLLQAAGVANRIAPEHLELSVDDPEALSEHIRHAGAIFLGRHTAEALGDYCAGPNHVLPTSGTARFSSSLGVYDFQKRTSLINCSPQGSSELGKTASILARGESLTAHARSAEYRIKAG
- the hisG gene encoding ATP phosphoribosyltransferase, whose product is MLTIAVSKGRIFEEALPLLEAAGITPVDDPKTCRKLILRTTREDVQLVIIRATDVPTFVEYGAADLGIAGKDVLLEHGAESLYEPLDLNIARCRLMTAAHKNAPPLSGRRLRVATKYVKIAQRYFANQGIQAEIIKLYGSMELAPLVGLADCIVDLVETGNTLKANDLEPRDLIMHISSRLVVNKAAMKMKNRAIAELLNQFEATLATQG
- the murA gene encoding UDP-N-acetylglucosamine 1-carboxyvinyltransferase — translated: MDKLIITGGKPLAGELRVSGAKNAALPILAATLLAESPVTVGNIPHLHDITTTMELLGRMGVRLLVDEKMNIEVDCRFIHSYEAPYELVRTMRASILVLGPLLARFGEAHVSLPGGCAIGTRPVDIHLNGLMKMGAEIKVESGYIRARAERLKGCRLVLEQVTVTGTENLMMAACLAEGTTIMENVAKEPEVTDLAHFLNALGAKISGIGTDVLTIEGVEKLAAENVHYNIMPDRIETGTYLVAAAITRGSVKLKNTRPDILDAVLEKLAEAGAEISTGPDWIKLDMNGRRPKAVSVRTAPYPAFPTDMQAQFIALNSVAEGVGIITETVFENRFMHVQELQRMGSDIKLESNTAICTGVDKITAAPVMATDLRASASLVIAALAAEGSTVVDRIYHIDRGYDHIEEKLQQLGATIRRVPN
- a CDS encoding STAS domain-containing protein, producing MSGLNIIDKGAGHYLVEGDLTFATIDKQTVKSLSFLTAYKEITLDLGQVRNTDSAGLALMIEWIKYCRAKRTLLRFSNVPKQLLSMARLSGFDQDAHFAVHLG
- the mlaD gene encoding outer membrane lipid asymmetry maintenance protein MlaD; protein product: MQHSNTQDTLVGLFVAAGIAGLFFLALQVSNLSSFVEQDTYSVTASFENSGGLKVKSPVSAAGVKIGQVRSISFDPKTYQSVVEMAIYSKYKTLPTDTTASVFTAGLLGEQYVNLEPGGSDEYLQNGGKIEITQSAIILEKAIGQFLFKSAEEKAKK